The Phragmites australis chromosome 1, lpPhrAust1.1, whole genome shotgun sequence genomic interval ACATAAGCCGAGGAAGAAATCAttgactagatttagatctaccTAAACTAGCTACACTCTCTTTAACAGGCTCATAATAGGGTTATTATACTAAGAAgatctgaacctgtctaaaacctttATGTAATCTCCTTGTGATTCGTTTACTtcaagtattttttattttttcaataaattcGTTAGATCGATGACTCTTAATGATCGATAAATTCTAAATCTGCAAGGACAATATGCGACGGTACCCTGGTGGTGACCATCTCACATGAACAATCGTTGCTAGCACCCTAGCTGATCGAATCAAATCAAAGCACGGGCGAGTGGACGAACGGGTGAGAGGAAGGTGGTGGTTTGGGCTGGGCAACCAGGTCATTTGCTATGTTACTCCACGCTAGCGAGGCCAGATGGTGATCAAAATGGCATATGAGTAAGAATGTTTTTCGTTCCGATAATAAAAGGTAAAGACGCTGAAAAGAGTGACATTTGAAGACTTGGCTACGGAAGAGACTAGAAGTTAATTTGCCCCCTTCCAACTCTCCTAAGCCGAGTGGGTCCGACTCGACCCTCCGACCTCTACTCTTCTATGCCGAGTGGGTACTCACCGGCGCTCCGACTCCCGCCGCTTCCACCGGCCATCCACTCCTCCCCGTGTGCCCGGCCTCCCGCCGCACGCCGCCAACCTCTAGTGCTCTGCCTGCAGCCGCCAGCGCCCGCCCGCTAGTCCGCCCCACCCCAAGATCTTTCTGGTGAGATCTGAACCCCCAGGGTCCTTGACCACCATCCAGTTCCGACTCGGGTGCCGTATCGCCGCCACAGGTGGGGAGTGGAAGGATGGATAATCACCACCCGCAGCAGCCGAAGCAGCAGTACGGCGACCCTTACCGAGCACTGGTGCCGTCCCCGCAGCCTGACCACCACCTCCACGCCCTCCAGTACCACCATCAGCCGCAGCCGACGCTGATGTCTCCTCCTCAGCCGCAACAGCACCACCACGCCTCGCTCGCCTCCCacttccacctcctccatgtAAGGAATAACATAGAAAGGGGTGAAATTGTGTGGGGTTTGGTGAAGTAACTCGTGTTCGTTGATCTCAGGATTATGTGATTTTATAGAGGGGTTTTCTCCTCTTAAATTAAGATAGCATAGATTTAGAAACGCTCAAATAGGGTTGCTAATTTTTGTGATGGTGTCATTGATTGATGGCACTATGCCTTCTGCAAGTATTTTGTTTCCAAGTTTGGAAACAAAATACTTGTTACAACCATGAATTATAGTTGGTAGCCATTATGTTTATTAACTGTGGCAATTTCTTCACACCATGATGTGCTACTTTAGCCGGTGGCAGTGACTGCCACAATGGCGGTTGCTAGAGAAAGTGTTGAGGTTAATCAGGAGAACAAATTATTGACAAGATAAgttaaaatgaaaaatatgtgaGGGTAGTTTAGGGCTTTAGACATTATAGATTTTTCTTAAGCTGGCAATGCCATTTTGCTGTTTATCACATGCTTGTATTGGCATCTAGCAATTAGTGTTTGCAATGGCATTTTTGCAACCAGCAAATCTTTGTATTCACACATATGATAGCtaattctcctttttttttccttttttttaaatgtaCTAGAAATGTATTGCAAATTcctgatagtttttttttctttatgtatttttttttgctcATCAGTTGGTCACAAGATTAGCTGATGCAATTGGAACAGGAACAAGGGATCAAAATTTTGATGCACTAGTAAGTATGTCATCTTCTAATTTTCAATTGTCAAATAGGTTGATGTGCTTCCACTTCATCGAGTGTGATCTTGTCAGAAGGAATACTTGTAGCTTCACTGTAGAAAGTATATTTCATAGCCCCTGAAAGTGTTTTTTGGGCAAGGAACCTGAAAATTCTTTTACAGAGTTTGACATGGTAT includes:
- the LOC133912820 gene encoding mediator of RNA polymerase II transcription subunit 9-like isoform X3, translated to MDNHHPQQPKQQYGDPYRALVPSPQPDHHLHALQYHHQPQPTLMSPPQPQQHHHASLASHFHLLHLVTRLADAIGTGTRDQNFDALVEELTSQFARCQQLLNSISGTISSKSTGFDYKVQRLR
- the LOC133912820 gene encoding mediator of RNA polymerase II transcription subunit 9-like isoform X2; translated protein: MDNHHPQQPKQQYGDPYRALVPSPQPDHHLHALQYHHQPQPTLMSPPQPQQHHHASLASHFHLLHLVTRLADAIGTGTRDQNFDALVEELTSQFARCQQLLNSISGTISSKSTLRDKGRVWMKHSSCLIKGRI
- the LOC133912820 gene encoding mediator of RNA polymerase II transcription subunit 9-like isoform X1, which codes for MDNHHPQQPKQQYGDPYRALVPSPQPDHHLHALQYHHQPQPTLMSPPQPQQHHHASLASHFHLLHLVTRLADAIGTGTRDQNFDALVEELTSQFARCQQLLNSISGTISSKSTTVEGQRQSLDETQQLLDQRKDLITKYRGSVEDIIKGDAR